Proteins encoded within one genomic window of Lysinibacillus sphaericus:
- a CDS encoding DUF1540 domain-containing protein encodes MPNVQVSCAVSNCVFHAKGNYCGAEKIAIDMDKRNTNKRDAEFASDFELHTMSEEAAAIQSSDTCCKTFKSKEKNFS; translated from the coding sequence ATGCCGAATGTCCAAGTTAGCTGTGCAGTATCAAATTGTGTTTTCCATGCCAAAGGTAATTATTGCGGAGCTGAAAAAATTGCAATCGACATGGATAAACGTAATACGAACAAACGTGATGCGGAGTTTGCTTCAGACTTTGAATTGCATACAATGTCAGAAGAGGCAGCAGCCATTCAATCATCCGATACGTGTTGTAAAACATTCAAATCAAAAGAAAAAAACTTTAGCTAA
- a CDS encoding histidine phosphatase family protein, with product MEQPILDLLRAGGLILYVRHGEATVGEDQPYVNFQNCYTQRNLSDYGRREAVYYGQMLRYWQIPISSPIMTSPFCRTIETAQLAFPTMYLQIDPFWFSITKLAETISTTEQQQIVMEAQKHLEVKPPPGTNQVIIAHSFPKGTAIGEMTSMGTVIIKPKGVGNGYEIVKQLTLADLATLGTLQ from the coding sequence TTGGAACAGCCAATCCTTGATTTACTAAGAGCAGGTGGATTGATTTTATATGTTAGACATGGAGAAGCAACTGTTGGTGAAGATCAGCCATATGTTAATTTTCAAAACTGCTATACGCAAAGAAATTTATCTGATTACGGTCGGCGAGAAGCCGTTTACTATGGACAAATGCTGCGGTATTGGCAAATTCCAATTAGTTCACCTATAATGACAAGTCCGTTTTGTCGAACAATTGAAACCGCACAGCTTGCATTTCCAACAATGTATCTACAAATTGACCCGTTCTGGTTTTCAATTACTAAATTAGCAGAAACGATTTCCACTACGGAACAACAACAAATTGTAATGGAAGCCCAAAAACATCTAGAAGTAAAACCACCACCTGGGACTAATCAAGTAATTATTGCACACAGTTTTCCGAAAGGGACTGCCATAGGTGAAATGACAAGCATGGGAACCGTTATTATTAAGCCCAAAGGTGTGGGTAATGGCTATGAAATTGTAAAACAGCTAACATTAGCCGATTTAGCAACCTTAGGGACGTTACAATAA
- a CDS encoding cold-shock protein translates to MKREGIVKWYKNEKGYGRIMLNGEEDNHVFVHFSSILPDKERFPNAFRFLKQGQKVSFDLIEIPNSTDQKQVAENVIVLSD, encoded by the coding sequence ATGAAACGAGAAGGAATTGTAAAATGGTATAAAAATGAAAAAGGCTATGGACGTATTATGCTGAATGGTGAGGAAGACAATCATGTTTTTGTTCATTTTAGTTCGATTTTGCCGGATAAGGAAAGATTTCCAAATGCATTTCGCTTTCTGAAACAAGGCCAAAAAGTTTCCTTTGATTTAATTGAAATACCCAATTCTACTGATCAAAAGCAGGTTGCAGAAAATGTCATTGTGCTGTCAGACTAA
- the ribB gene encoding 3,4-dihydroxy-2-butanone-4-phosphate synthase, with protein MLLHSIEEAIADLKQGNMIVVVDDEDRENEGDLLALAEFMTPETINFMAKYGRGLICTPISQQLAQKLALQPMVVDNTDNHQTAFTVSIDYKETTTGISAFERALTIQKMLASHAQASDFRRPGHVFPLIAKDNGVLERRGHTEATIDLAKLCNSVQAGVICEIMGDDGEMLRFDDLVKYAKKHKLKMISIDALATYRRQHMQIENSLTM; from the coding sequence ATGTTGCTACATTCAATTGAAGAAGCGATTGCCGATTTAAAACAGGGCAATATGATTGTTGTCGTGGATGATGAAGACCGTGAAAATGAAGGAGATTTACTGGCCCTTGCAGAGTTCATGACACCAGAAACGATTAATTTTATGGCGAAATATGGTAGGGGGCTTATTTGTACACCCATTTCACAGCAGCTTGCACAAAAATTAGCGTTGCAGCCAATGGTCGTAGATAACACTGATAATCACCAAACAGCGTTTACTGTCAGTATTGATTATAAAGAGACAACAACAGGCATTAGTGCGTTTGAACGTGCTTTGACGATTCAAAAAATGCTAGCGTCACATGCACAAGCATCGGATTTCCGTAGACCTGGACATGTTTTTCCGCTAATAGCAAAAGACAATGGGGTATTAGAGCGTCGAGGGCATACGGAAGCTACTATCGATTTGGCTAAACTTTGCAACAGTGTACAAGCTGGCGTGATATGTGAAATTATGGGCGATGATGGGGAAATGTTACGCTTTGATGATTTAGTGAAATATGCAAAAAAACATAAATTAAAAATGATTTCGATTGACGCTTTAGCAACATACCGTCGTCAACATATGCAAATAGAAAATTCACTTACTATGTAA
- a CDS encoding PLD nuclease N-terminal domain-containing protein — translation MKLHYGLDELNDIDWLAVLQVILPFMMVGFILILVALIDLYRHRNARSNVVLWTIIILFFNTIGPILYFTIGRKGAKHHEVRN, via the coding sequence TTGAAACTTCACTATGGGTTAGATGAATTGAATGACATTGATTGGTTGGCTGTATTACAGGTTATATTGCCATTTATGATGGTTGGTTTCATCCTTATCCTTGTTGCATTAATTGATTTGTATCGACACCGAAATGCACGATCAAATGTTGTGTTGTGGACAATCATTATTTTATTTTTTAATACCATTGGTCCAATTTTATATTTCACTATTGGGCGAAAAGGAGCGAAACATCATGAAGTTAGAAATTAA
- a CDS encoding GntR family transcriptional regulator gives MLPIHIDTNSPLLLYKQVGNQLIEQIAKGHIQDNEMLPSIRNMAQDIGINIHTVSKSYRELEKKAIIKMENRLKATVIARSNRRLDENQLHNLELSIKNMIMEAYVIGYSKKQIKQYITKVLDQVQ, from the coding sequence ATGCTACCTATTCATATAGATACAAATAGCCCATTGCTATTATATAAGCAAGTCGGAAATCAATTAATTGAACAGATTGCAAAAGGGCATATTCAAGACAATGAAATGCTTCCTTCCATTAGAAATATGGCGCAAGATATTGGAATCAATATACATACTGTTTCAAAAAGCTATCGTGAACTTGAGAAAAAAGCGATTATCAAGATGGAAAATCGCTTGAAAGCAACAGTTATCGCTCGTTCAAATCGACGGTTAGACGAAAACCAATTACATAATCTCGAACTTTCTATAAAAAACATGATAATGGAAGCTTATGTAATAGGTTATAGCAAGAAACAAATCAAACAATATATCACAAAAGTATTAGACCAAGTGCAGTAA
- the ribH gene encoding 6,7-dimethyl-8-ribityllumazine synthase, giving the protein MGKTFEAQLIGNDLRIAVVVGRFNEFITSKLLSGALDGLKRHGVDDDLIDVAWVPGAFEVPFIAKQLAETKKYDAIIGLGTVIRGSTTHYDYVCNESAKGIANVSLSTNVPVIFGIVTTENIEQAIERAGTKSGNKGYDAAMSAIEMANLQKMIG; this is encoded by the coding sequence ATGGGCAAAACATTTGAAGCACAATTAATTGGCAATGATTTAAGAATAGCGGTGGTCGTTGGTCGTTTTAATGAATTTATAACAAGTAAATTATTAAGTGGTGCATTAGATGGGCTAAAGCGTCATGGTGTAGACGATGATTTAATAGATGTTGCGTGGGTACCAGGTGCATTTGAAGTACCGTTTATCGCAAAGCAACTAGCTGAAACGAAAAAATATGATGCCATTATAGGTCTAGGTACAGTTATTCGTGGCTCTACAACGCATTATGATTATGTATGTAACGAATCAGCTAAAGGCATTGCAAACGTATCGCTTTCGACAAATGTACCAGTGATTTTTGGTATTGTCACAACTGAAAATATTGAACAAGCGATTGAACGTGCTGGAACAAAGTCTGGCAATAAAGGTTATGATGCAGCGATGTCTGCAATTGAAATGGCTAATTTACAAAAAATGATTGGCTAA
- a CDS encoding sensor histidine kinase: protein MKNRKIKLILVLATVLLSLFTSLNVLTSYVKMKKTVEESIANQSLEAAISIASSIDVKLYQKFANNPVKNATYWEIRKYLNDAREKIGALNVYTLEIDNPKVSKTMIAGVPNHLTVGFDIGQICTVPEKQIKLAYQGLTYVTNVINDPQHGDYLSVGAPIKNEEGHVIGYLGIDISADKLNGIKGKVLENNLFLFIYNGIFIVIVIASFFFLQRWYQKEVTKEVEVTEDTYQTEIKALITSVSSLRHDFTNHIQVLHGLLQLGEPDQAKQYLSSLSKEVQEIKSLKLNINHPGLSILLQTKKLAAQNHNIEMDISVSQDTFDKIKTTDIIKLLSNLIDNAIDATTELPESERKMKICCHADEMKYVFEIVNTGPTIPDPDQIFKQGFTTKKAELGKIRGQGLFIVKEVVKKYNGTISIQSTAQFETTAIVIIPLK from the coding sequence ATGAAAAATCGTAAAATTAAACTAATATTAGTATTAGCGACAGTCTTATTGTCATTGTTCACAAGTTTAAATGTGCTCACTTCATATGTGAAAATGAAAAAGACGGTGGAAGAATCTATCGCTAACCAAAGCTTAGAAGCGGCTATTTCCATCGCATCATCAATTGATGTTAAGTTGTATCAAAAATTTGCAAATAATCCTGTGAAAAATGCAACTTATTGGGAAATAAGAAAATACTTAAATGATGCACGAGAAAAAATAGGGGCCTTAAATGTCTATACGTTAGAAATTGATAATCCTAAAGTATCAAAAACGATGATTGCCGGTGTTCCTAATCATCTCACAGTAGGCTTTGATATTGGACAAATTTGTACTGTTCCAGAAAAGCAAATCAAACTAGCTTATCAAGGGTTGACATATGTTACGAATGTCATTAATGACCCTCAACACGGAGATTATCTTTCTGTAGGCGCTCCTATTAAGAATGAAGAAGGTCACGTTATTGGCTATCTCGGGATTGATATAAGCGCAGACAAACTTAATGGTATCAAAGGAAAAGTATTAGAAAATAATTTATTCTTGTTTATTTATAATGGAATATTTATAGTAATCGTTATTGCATCGTTTTTCTTTTTACAGAGATGGTATCAAAAAGAAGTGACAAAAGAAGTAGAGGTAACAGAAGATACCTACCAAACTGAAATAAAAGCGTTAATTACCTCTGTATCGTCCTTAAGACATGACTTTACCAACCATATTCAAGTGTTGCATGGGCTTTTACAATTGGGAGAGCCAGATCAAGCGAAACAGTATTTATCATCATTATCTAAAGAGGTACAGGAAATAAAGTCATTGAAATTAAATATTAACCATCCGGGGCTGTCAATTTTATTGCAAACAAAAAAGTTAGCTGCTCAAAATCATAATATTGAGATGGATATTTCGGTTTCACAGGATACTTTCGATAAAATAAAAACAACTGATATCATTAAATTATTATCAAATTTAATTGATAATGCGATTGATGCGACAACTGAATTACCTGAAAGTGAACGCAAAATGAAAATTTGTTGTCATGCGGATGAAATGAAGTATGTATTTGAAATTGTTAATACAGGACCAACAATTCCAGACCCTGATCAAATCTTTAAGCAAGGGTTTACAACGAAAAAAGCTGAACTAGGAAAAATTAGAGGCCAAGGCTTGTTTATTGTGAAAGAAGTTGTGAAAAAATACAACGGCACCATTTCTATCCAATCTACTGCACAATTTGAGACAACAGCGATTGTCATTATTCCTTTAAAGTAA
- the ribE gene encoding riboflavin synthase — MFTGIIEDIGTVKTLQSDRRSMEITVISPKIVADVKLGDSIAVNGVCLTVTHYNDQELTMDVMPETVKATNLQQLTVGNAVNLERAMPANGRFGGHFVSGHVDGVGKILRKRPMANAVYIEIELSEDLTSYCIPKGSITIDGTSLTLFHVEKNSVTVSLIPHTYKETVLGIKNVGALVNIETDLVGKYIIHQLKGSQQSSTITKDYLAKHGF, encoded by the coding sequence TTGTTTACAGGTATTATTGAGGATATTGGTACAGTAAAAACCTTGCAAAGCGATAGGCGAAGTATGGAAATAACGGTGATTTCGCCCAAAATAGTGGCGGATGTGAAGCTTGGGGATAGTATAGCCGTAAATGGGGTTTGTTTGACAGTAACTCATTATAATGACCAAGAGCTAACAATGGATGTAATGCCTGAAACAGTGAAAGCGACGAATTTACAGCAACTAACTGTTGGAAATGCGGTCAATTTAGAGCGTGCAATGCCAGCCAATGGACGATTTGGTGGCCACTTTGTTTCAGGGCATGTAGATGGTGTAGGGAAAATTTTACGTAAACGTCCAATGGCAAATGCGGTCTATATTGAGATCGAACTTTCAGAAGACTTAACGAGCTATTGTATTCCTAAAGGGTCAATCACAATTGATGGAACGAGTTTAACGCTCTTTCATGTTGAAAAAAACAGTGTCACAGTATCGCTTATTCCACACACATACAAAGAAACCGTACTAGGAATTAAAAATGTTGGGGCACTAGTCAATATCGAAACCGATTTAGTAGGCAAATACATTATTCACCAGCTAAAGGGTAGTCAGCAATCGTCGACTATTACAAAAGATTACTTAGCGAAGCATGGTTTTTAA
- a CDS encoding ABC transporter permease codes for MTSLFILTRKEYVQMFREFKILWLPLVFMFLGATQPVVTYYLPSILTVLGGNQGITIDPAMMQQDGAQVMAATLGSQFDQLGIMVIAIAIMGIIQSDKANGMLDFILTRPVKVGSYIGGKLFSNFSFVALSVTFGYFVSYVYVNFLFSNIPFLTMILALGLYLVWVLFMISFTAMVSTIFNGQGVIALISIVCLLLLKIISGLHPIIDLVNPAGMSQQAMMVLITGSMDAQLYGNMVITFIWITLTVTISHYWISEKKYHKN; via the coding sequence ATGACATCTTTATTTATTTTAACGAGAAAAGAATATGTACAAATGTTTCGTGAGTTTAAGATACTTTGGTTACCTCTTGTTTTTATGTTTTTAGGCGCAACACAACCAGTTGTCACATACTATTTACCATCAATTTTAACAGTGCTTGGTGGAAATCAAGGTATTACCATTGACCCTGCAATGATGCAGCAGGATGGAGCACAAGTAATGGCGGCAACTCTAGGCTCCCAATTTGATCAGTTAGGCATTATGGTAATTGCTATTGCCATTATGGGCATTATTCAGTCAGATAAAGCGAATGGAATGCTTGATTTTATATTAACAAGGCCTGTAAAGGTAGGATCCTATATCGGTGGAAAACTTTTTTCTAATTTCTCATTTGTAGCACTTAGTGTGACATTTGGCTATTTTGTATCTTACGTTTATGTAAATTTCTTGTTTAGTAATATTCCATTTCTTACGATGATATTAGCGCTTGGATTATACTTAGTATGGGTACTTTTTATGATTTCTTTTACTGCGATGGTCAGTACTATTTTTAATGGACAGGGCGTTATAGCTTTAATTAGTATTGTTTGCTTGCTACTGTTGAAAATCATTAGTGGTTTACATCCAATAATTGATTTAGTGAATCCTGCTGGCATGAGTCAACAAGCAATGATGGTATTAATAACGGGTTCAATGGATGCACAACTGTATGGAAATATGGTGATAACGTTCATATGGATTACTTTAACTGTAACAATTTCGCACTATTGGATTTCGGAGAAGAAATACCATAAAAATTAA
- a CDS encoding ABC transporter ATP-binding protein encodes MKLEIKGVTKTFKAKTAVNNFSMVVETGQCVGLIGPNGAGKSTLIKIIADILYADKGEVLLDGKKISTMKKEIGYLPQYPDFFHWMTATETLFFMGQLSGITKQELTEEVPAILTKVGLINEQHEKVQTFSGGMKQRLGIAQTLLHKPSFIVMDEPVSALDPIGRREVLNLIQEIKHETTILLSTHILSDAGEICERFVIMKKGEKIEDTTLDKLTNNHDAVVHLELASHNMLWVQIIEKLPYVKNVEVLGKKAKITLDNIQQNKDRLIRDAMDNNMDIVKFEVGSSETLEEIFLKMVVSV; translated from the coding sequence ATGAAGTTAGAAATTAAAGGGGTGACTAAAACATTTAAGGCAAAGACAGCAGTCAATAATTTCTCGATGGTGGTTGAAACTGGACAATGTGTAGGGCTTATTGGACCTAACGGTGCTGGAAAGTCTACGTTAATCAAAATTATTGCAGATATTTTATATGCGGATAAAGGAGAAGTCCTACTAGATGGGAAAAAAATTTCAACCATGAAAAAAGAAATTGGTTACCTTCCACAATATCCTGATTTCTTTCATTGGATGACAGCTACAGAAACACTCTTTTTTATGGGACAGTTATCTGGCATAACAAAACAAGAGCTTACGGAGGAAGTGCCAGCTATTTTAACAAAAGTTGGACTTATAAATGAACAACATGAGAAAGTTCAAACATTTTCCGGGGGAATGAAGCAAAGGCTTGGCATTGCCCAAACACTGTTACATAAGCCATCTTTTATTGTCATGGATGAGCCTGTATCGGCATTAGATCCAATAGGCAGGAGAGAGGTTTTAAATTTAATACAAGAAATTAAACATGAAACGACTATCCTATTATCTACTCATATTTTAAGTGATGCAGGAGAAATATGTGAACGCTTTGTCATTATGAAAAAAGGTGAAAAAATTGAAGATACGACATTAGATAAATTAACTAACAATCATGATGCGGTTGTGCATCTTGAATTGGCATCACATAATATGCTTTGGGTGCAAATCATTGAAAAGCTCCCATATGTTAAAAATGTTGAAGTATTGGGTAAGAAGGCGAAGATTACCCTCGATAATATTCAGCAAAATAAAGATAGGTTGATTCGTGATGCGATGGACAACAACATGGATATCGTTAAATTTGAAGTTGGAAGCAGTGAGACATTAGAAGAAATCTTTTTAAAGATGGTGGTGAGTGTATGA
- a CDS encoding spore germination protein: MRNIQSIEQEIELKMLKELFQRSADVIFQSFTFQQQHVYFITCESMVDQFLLNKVIIDRVQSLFEDSSVNLLEEKIKNDLHIPNLQKVTNLDDAITRVYSGFVLLYFEGEKILFSSKITKKPNRNPEETKQELVVKGPRDDFIEDVFINVALIRKRLPTNSLCVETVEVGKRSKTTVAVLYMGDITDKNMVTELKKQLRKINTDVVFSGDIMMESVEKTAKILPRHDYTGRPDFAIQALVRGRILLFVDGVSYAIITPPNMFLLFKSGEDNDYPSMVGTLERLLRIVGILISMLLPGFWLALTTYHQEQMPILLLATVVQSRTGLPFPTILEILLMLFMFEIFREANLRLPSILSGTMSVVGGLIIGDAAIKAGITSPSMIVVIAISSIAAYTLVNQSFVTAMSIFRLFVISMAAFFGLFGFFLSLFFILIYFANIRVLSVPYLNIGANLNWSDTKKTLIRLSPKGYSKRPKFLHPQDETRSSSKN, encoded by the coding sequence ATGAGGAATATTCAATCAATAGAACAAGAAATCGAATTGAAAATGTTGAAAGAATTATTTCAACGCTCTGCTGACGTAATTTTTCAATCCTTTACCTTTCAACAACAGCATGTTTATTTTATTACATGTGAGTCGATGGTCGATCAGTTTTTATTGAATAAGGTCATTATCGATCGAGTTCAATCTTTGTTTGAAGACAGCTCTGTAAACTTATTAGAGGAAAAAATAAAAAACGATTTACACATTCCTAATCTTCAAAAAGTAACCAATTTAGATGATGCTATTACGCGTGTATATTCAGGGTTTGTTTTGCTTTACTTTGAAGGGGAAAAAATTTTATTTTCAAGTAAAATTACAAAAAAACCAAATCGAAATCCTGAAGAAACAAAGCAAGAACTAGTGGTAAAAGGGCCGAGAGATGATTTTATAGAAGATGTTTTTATTAATGTGGCCTTAATTCGTAAGCGATTGCCTACAAATTCTTTATGCGTGGAAACAGTGGAAGTCGGAAAGCGCTCTAAAACGACAGTGGCTGTCCTATACATGGGTGATATAACGGACAAAAATATGGTCACGGAACTAAAAAAGCAATTAAGGAAAATTAATACAGATGTTGTCTTTAGTGGCGATATAATGATGGAAAGTGTGGAAAAAACCGCGAAAATTTTACCGCGACATGATTATACAGGGCGACCAGATTTCGCAATACAAGCGCTAGTCAGAGGACGAATACTTCTTTTTGTCGATGGCGTATCTTACGCAATTATTACGCCTCCTAATATGTTTCTACTTTTTAAATCAGGTGAGGATAATGATTATCCATCTATGGTCGGTACATTAGAGCGTCTGTTACGAATCGTAGGGATATTAATAAGTATGCTTTTACCCGGTTTTTGGCTAGCATTAACGACTTATCATCAAGAGCAGATGCCAATATTACTGTTAGCGACGGTTGTCCAATCACGTACTGGCTTGCCTTTTCCAACGATATTGGAGATATTGCTAATGTTATTTATGTTTGAAATATTTCGCGAAGCAAATCTACGCTTACCGTCTATTTTGAGTGGAACAATGAGTGTTGTAGGTGGACTAATCATCGGAGATGCGGCAATCAAGGCAGGCATAACGAGTCCTTCCATGATCGTGGTGATTGCCATCTCAAGTATTGCCGCCTATACTCTTGTCAATCAATCCTTTGTAACTGCAATGAGTATTTTTAGGTTATTTGTTATCTCAATGGCCGCTTTCTTTGGATTATTTGGTTTCTTTTTGTCCTTGTTTTTCATTCTTATTTACTTTGCCAATATCCGTGTATTAAGCGTTCCGTACTTAAATATTGGTGCCAATTTAAACTGGTCCGACACCAAGAAAACATTAATACGTCTATCGCCAAAAGGATATAGTAAACGACCAAAATTTTTACATCCTCAAGATGAGACGAGGTCATCGAGCAAAAATTAG
- a CDS encoding C45 family autoproteolytic acyltransferase/hydolase, giving the protein MNKYQELIVSVVALRGDAYEIGFQQSNEIKTNAHLAQNEQLLALSATCNTQRVQELLRHVSPNLLQEMKGLAFGLKQPYETIIKMYSGYNIIFPNMGCTSVVHNGKYVRNYDFSPVMYDARLVFSKPSKGYASVGFSQQIIGRLDGMNEKGLVVGLHFVNNDWKGDGFLATTIVKIVLEQCENIEEAIALLNKIPHRYCYNYSMTDQSGKAVVVEATPIERVVSAEHPLICTNHFESQQLAGKNKACIEGSKQRKSFINRYVVDARTTMSVYHHFNNGDSPLFFKQYQEYFGTLHTVIYSPKQLEVVVGIGENCEPQSFSLQQFIEGKLIFPITIKGNIIQAI; this is encoded by the coding sequence ATGAATAAATATCAAGAATTAATCGTATCTGTAGTAGCTTTAAGAGGCGATGCTTATGAAATAGGTTTTCAACAAAGTAACGAAATAAAAACAAATGCACATTTAGCGCAAAATGAACAACTGTTAGCTTTATCTGCTACTTGTAATACACAGCGGGTACAAGAGCTGTTGCGACATGTTTCGCCCAATCTTTTGCAAGAGATGAAGGGATTAGCGTTTGGCTTAAAACAGCCGTATGAAACCATTATAAAAATGTATAGCGGTTATAATATAATATTTCCAAATATGGGATGTACCTCGGTTGTACACAATGGGAAGTATGTAAGAAATTATGATTTTAGTCCAGTTATGTATGATGCAAGACTCGTTTTTTCTAAACCGTCTAAAGGGTATGCCAGTGTAGGTTTTAGCCAGCAAATTATTGGTAGGTTAGATGGAATGAATGAAAAAGGGCTTGTAGTAGGGCTGCATTTTGTCAATAATGATTGGAAAGGAGATGGCTTTTTGGCGACTACAATCGTTAAAATAGTGCTTGAACAGTGTGAAAATATTGAAGAGGCTATTGCACTTTTAAATAAAATTCCACATCGCTATTGCTACAATTACTCCATGACAGATCAAAGTGGAAAAGCAGTTGTGGTGGAGGCTACACCAATAGAGCGGGTAGTTTCTGCTGAACATCCGCTTATATGCACAAATCATTTTGAGTCTCAACAATTGGCAGGGAAAAACAAAGCTTGCATTGAGGGTTCAAAACAACGAAAAAGCTTTATAAATCGCTATGTAGTAGATGCGCGTACGACCATGTCTGTCTATCACCATTTCAATAATGGAGATTCTCCGTTATTTTTTAAACAATATCAAGAATATTTTGGTACTCTCCATACTGTTATATACTCACCGAAGCAATTAGAGGTAGTTGTTGGAATAGGTGAAAATTGTGAGCCGCAATCATTTTCTCTCCAACAATTTATCGAAGGTAAACTTATTTTTCCGATAACCATTAAAGGAAACATAATTCAGGCTATCTAA